A window of the Henckelia pumila isolate YLH828 chromosome 3, ASM3356847v2, whole genome shotgun sequence genome harbors these coding sequences:
- the LOC140890323 gene encoding uncharacterized protein: protein MDERPVRNNRNPRYRNRNNNNEGNPPPPPPPQGLGLNHADLAAIAAIVANTLQGLGNTPVNGNPPPQAVPQVHGVKYHYESLRKNRAQTFKGDPDHEVGQYWLKNIETQLRLLEIPDEFKVDVVTPFLEEKAAKWWEAVSPPMIAAGPITWQQFKDTFLKQYYPAEVKLQKLSEFENFTQTQDMSVVEYTSKFNSLGTYAPTIMADDVLKMHRFKRGLSSRIQTALAVYHATSFGDLMGAAIRAETDIKRREDENTNKRPLVGKSSTGKQPFKKPYQFTGTNKSTPSKPSNQEIKPCSTCGFKHFGECRRATGACFGCGKTGHRIADCPENKRKETEAKGSSTPNKPKENKPNARVFAITQEEVENANDVVAGTILINKTSAYVLFDCGATHSFISKRFAKKLGLTPEILEEPFRVATPTSKTIETHRVHRDCVINISEHVFQAELIQLPMVEFDAILGMDWLANNHDLVDCRMKNVKLRTANHDEVIYHGKFKDQKSLLSASQTWKAMKSGEEVYLTVVGEVKEEVTRSLEDIPVIQEFPDVFPEELPGVIPDREVEFEINLVPGAAPFSKAPYRMAPAELKELKDQLQELLDKKQIRPRATVFSKLDLRSGYHQLKVKTEDVPKTAFRTRYGHYKFMVMPFGLTNAPAAFMDLMNRVFKPFLDKFVVVFIDDILVYSPSEEDHKEHLRLTLQTLREKELYAKFKKCEFWLKSVTFLGHIISKDGVSVDPKKVEAVMDWNRPKTVTEVRSFLGLAGYYRKFVEGFSSIAIPLTKLTQKNSKFIWDELCEKSFQTLKEKLASTPVLILPTEGKDFTIYSDASKGGLGCVLMQEGRVIAYASRQLKPYEQNYPTHDLELAAVVFALKIWRHYLYGAKCEIFTDHQSLKYLFTQKELNMRQRRWIELLKDYDLTISYHPGKANKVADALSRKNMGKVILASLSAQPCLRETVKLKQSHDPSLAKFREQAGEEKAPNLEIDSNGVMWMKGRLCVPDIDNLRHEVMSEAHKSKFSIHPGSTKMYRDLKGNFWWNGMKKDVAEFVSRCQVCQKAKAEHQRPGGLLQPLEIPEWKWDHISMDFVVGLPKSRQSHDGIWVIVDRLTKTAHFLPVRMNYNLDKLATLYMDNVVRLHGVPASILSDRDPRFASRFWKSFQNVMGTKVTLSTAYHPQTDGQTERMIQTLEDMLRACALDFSGNWSEHLPLIEFAYNNREKTITGPELVQETVEKVTIIKERLKAAQDRQKSWADMKRRPLEFEVGEKAYVKISPMKGVVRFGKTGKLNPRYVGPFEILDKVGTLAYRLALPPDMSRIHNVFHVSQLRRYIPDPSHVLEIEPLVIEGNLNKELKYEEIPIRIVDTKDQVLRRRTIPYVKIQWSNHTEKEATWELEENMRNLYPFIFEEQVNPSFEDETSSKTSVQVLSRISVKVGAETLSKFEHTSCSSFKQSSTARLSQETDRDLIGYLDGTLPCPAETIIVSGTTNPITNPDHKLWLRQDRLILHAIQTSVIASVSPLVSRCNTAAEAWKKLEMTYANKSSSRLIDLIDTVTKVSKEGKTVAEYMREIKTVIDDLALIGHHLSDGEIVVYTLNGLGDEFKELAGGIRARDIPISFEELYDKLLNQESFKKREEAKKGIMPITAQFNQKTQNKKGKWGSNNNSSVFNQNPSQTFGTRHFQNQSGNSYNNRSSHGHTETP from the exons ATGGACGAGAGACCAGTACGCAACAATCGTAACCCACGCTATAGAAACCGCAACAACAACAATGAAGGGAACCCTCCTCCTCCACCGCCACCCCAAGGGTTAGGCCTAAATCATGCTGACTTGGCAGCTATAGCAGCCATTGTGGCTAACACCCTTCAAGGGTTGGGAAACACGCCTGTAAATGGCAATCCACCACCACAGGCAGTACCACAGGTGCATGGGGTGAAGTATCATTACGAGTCACTGAGAAAGAATCGAGCCCAAACCTTCAAAGGAGATCCAGATCATGAGGTTGGCCAATATTGGCTCAAGAATATCGAGACTCAACTCCGCCTACTCGAGATCCCTGATGAGTTCAAGGTGGATGTAGTAACACCCTTCTTGGAAGAAAAGGCCGCCAAGTGGTGGGAGGCAGTTTCACCACCTATGATAGCAGCTGGTCCAATCACGTGGCAACAATTTAAGGATACGTTCTTGAAACAGTACTATCCAGCCGAGGTTAAACTGCAGAAATTGAgtgaatttgaaaatttcactCAGACTCAGGATATGTCAGTGGTTGAATacacttcaaaattcaattcaCTCGGAACGTATGCTCCCACTATCATGGCTGATGATGTCTTGAAGATGCACCGTTTCAAAAGAGGTTTGAGCAGTCGTATTCAGACAGCTTTAGCAGTATACCATGCCACAAGTTTCGGTGATTTAATGGGAGCTGCAATTCGAGCTGAGACCGATATCAAGCGAAGGGAAGACGAGAACACGAACAAGAGACCACTTGTGGGGAAATCTTCAACAGGAAAACAGCCATTCAAGAAACCATATCAGTTTACTGGAACAAACAAGAGCACTCCTTCCAAACCAAGTAATCAAGAAATCAAACCATGTAGTACTTGTGGATTTAAACACTTCGGAGAATGCCGCAGAGCAACTGGCGCCTGTTTTGGATGTGGGAAGACTGGGCACCGCATTGCAGATTGCCCAGAAAACAAGAGGAAAGAAACTGAGGCAAAAGGTAGTTCAACTCCGAATAAACCAAAGGAGAACAAGCCGAATGCCCGAGTTTTTGCCATAACCCAAGAGGAAGTTGAGAATGCAAATGACGTTGTAGCAGGTACCATCCTAATCAACAAAACTTCTGCTTATGTGCTGTTTGATTGTGGTGCTACGCATTCATTTATATCTAAGAGGTTTGCTAAGAAGTTAGGACTTACTCCTGAGATACTTGAGGAACCTTTTAGAGTAGCAACTCCCACTAGCAAAACAATTGAAACACATAGGGTTCATAGAGATTGTGTAATTAACATCAGTGAACACGTATTTCAAGCTGAACTCATTCAGCTCCCCATGGTAGAATTTGATGCCATTTTAGGAATGGATTGGCTAGCAAATAACCATGATTTAGTAGATTGTCGTATGAAGAATGTCAAATTGAGAACTGCAAATCACGACGAAGTCATTTATCATGGCAAATTCAAGGATCAGAAGTCTCTTTTATCTGCTTCTCAAACGTGGAAAGCTATGAAAAGTGGCGAAGAAGTATACCTAACAGTGGTAGGCGAGGTAAAGGAAGAAGTTACACGTTCATTAGAAGATATTCCGGTAATTCAAGAATTTCCGGATGTGTTTCCTGAAGAACTTCCTGGGGTAATTCCCGACCGCGAAGTGGAATTTGAAATTAATCTGGTACCTGGTGCTGCACCATTCTCGAAAGCACCATACCGAATGGCTCCAGCagagttgaaagaattaaagGATCAACTCCAAGAATTGTTGGATAAAAAGCAGATACGACCAA GAGCAACAGTCTTTTCCAAGCTAGATCTAAGGTCAGGCTATCACCAGTTGAAAGTCAAGACAGAAGATGTTCCGAAAACTGCTTTTCGGACAAGGTATGGCCATTACAAGTTCATGGTAATGCCTTTTGGACTAACCAACGCACCAGCAGcgttcatggatctcatgaatagAGTTTTCAAGCCGTTCCTCGACAAGTTTGTGGTGGTgtttattgacgacatcctcGTATATTCACCAAGTGAAGAAGACCACAAAGAGCATCTCCGGCTCACTCTTCAAACGCTGAGAGAGAAAGAACTCTAtgccaaattcaagaagtgtgaattttggctaaaGAGCGTCACCTTCTTGGGCCATATTATATCCAAAGATGGAGTATCTGTGGATCCCAAGAAAGTGGAGGCAGTCATGGACTGGAATAGACCAAAAACGGTAACTGAAGTTCGGAGTTTTCTAGGTCTGGCTGGCTATTATCGGAAGTTTGTGGAAGGATTTTCCTCAATAGCTATACCTCTCACCAAACTTACACAAAAGAACTCTAAATTCATCTGGGATGAATTGTGTGAGAAGAGCTTTCAAAccttgaaagaaaaattggcaTCCACTCCAGTGTTGATTTTACCAACGGAAGGTAAAGATTTTACCATATACAGTGATGCATCAAAAGGAGGGTTGGGATGTGTACTCATGCAAGAAGGTAGGGTAATTGCGTATGCATCAAGACAACTGAAGCCGTATGAGCAAAACTACCCCACGCATGACCTTGAATTAGCCGCAGTGGTCTTTGCActaaagatttggagacattatctttacggTGCAAAGTGTGAAATATTTACTGATCATCAAAGTCTCAAGTACTTGTTTACTCAAaaagagttgaatatgagacaaagaaggTGGATTGAATtattgaaggattatgacttgACAATAAGCTATCACCCTGGAAAAGCAAATAAGGTAGCTGATGCTCTAAGTCGGAAGAACATGGGTAAGGTAATCTTAGCCTCACTCTCAGCACAACCATGTCTTCGAGAAACAGTCAAGTTGAAACAGAGCCACGATCCTTCTTTAGCAAAATTCAGGGAGCAAGCAGGAGAAGAAAAGGCACCAAATCTTGAAATAGATTCCAATGGAGTTATGTGGATGAAAGGACGATTGTGTGTACCCGACATTGATAATCTTCGTCATGAGGTAATGTCTGAAGCacacaaatcaaaattttcaatccATCCCGGCAGCACCAAGATGTATCGAGATTTAAAAGGAAACTTTTGGTGGAATGGAATGAAAAAGGATGTTGCTGAGTTTGTGTCTAGATGTCAGGTCTGTCAGAAAGCTAAAGCTGAACAtcaacgacctggaggattactTCAACCGTTGGaaattccagaatggaagtgggatcacatttctatggattttgttgtcgGCTTACCCAAGTCACGGCAGAGTCATGACGGAATATGGGTAATTGTAGACAGACTTACAAAGACAGCGCATTTCCTACCGGTCCGCATGAATTACAACCTGGATAAACTAGCTACTCTGTACATGGACAATGTCGTAAGATTACATGGCGTACCTGCTAGTATTTTGTCAGATAGAGACCCGAGGTTTGCATCCAGATTTTGGAAAAGCTTTCAGAATGTCATGGGAACCAAGGTCACTCTCAGTACGGCTTATCACCCTCAAACTGATGGCCAAACAGAGAGAATGATCcaaacattggaggacatgctAAGGGCTTGTGCTCTAGACTTTAGTGGAAACTGGAGTGAACACTTGCCTTTAATCGAGtttgcttacaacaata GAGAGAAAACCATAACGGGACCTGAACTAGTTCAAGAAACGGTAGAAAAAGTAACCATCATCAAGGAAAGactcaaagctgctcaagatcgacAAAAGAGTTGGGCTGATATGAAGAGACGACCGTTGGAATTTGAAGTAGGTGAAAAAGCGTATGTAAAAATCTCACCCATGAAAGGAGTTGTTCGATTTGGTAAAACTGGAAAATTGAATCCCAGATATGTCGGAccattcgagattttggacaaagTAGGAACCTTGGCATATAGACTGGCCTTACCACCAGATATGTCAAGGATtcacaatgttttccatgttTCTCAATTAAGAAGGTACATCCCAGATCCCAGTCATGTCCTTGAAATTGAACCTCTGGTAATTGAAGGGAATCTAAATAAGGAGCTCAAGTATGAAGAGATTCCAATACGAATAGTGGATACCAAGGATCAAGTCTTGAGAAGAAGAACCATTCCATACGTGAAAATTCAGTGGTCTAATCACACGGAaaaggaagccacttgggaattGGAAGAGAATATGCGCAACCTGTATCCATTCATATTTGAAGAACAAGTCAatccaagtttcgaggacgaaacttcttCCAAG ACTTCTGTCCAAGTATTGAGCAGAATTTCTGTCAAGGTTGGAGCAGAAACTCTGTCCAAATTCGAGCATACTTCTTGTTCCAGTTTCAAGCAATCATCTACAGCAAGGCTAAGCCAAGAAACTGACCGAG ATCTCATTGGATATCTCGACGGAACTTTGCCGTGCCCAGCCGAGACTATCATTGTTTCAGGAACCACCAACCCTATCACAAATCCGGATCACAAGTTATGGTtaaggcaagatcgcctaataTTACACGCTATACAAACTTCCGTCATCGCATCGGTGTCTCCACTTGTCTCTAGGTGCAACACGGCAGCCGAAGCATGGAAAAAATTGGAAATGACATATGCAAATAAGTCGAGCTCGCGACTTATCGATCTCATTGATACCGTCACTAAAGTCAGCAAAGAAGGAAAAACGGTGGCTGAGTATATGCGAGAAATAAAAACCGTCATTGATGATCTTGCACTCATCGGACATCACTTAAGTGACGGGGAAATTGTTGTTTACACACTTAATGGTCTTGGTGATGAATTCAAAGAATTGGCTGGAGGAATACGTGCCAGAGACATACCTATTTCCTTTGAAGAGCTATATGACAAACTTCTCAATCAAGAGTCATTCAAAAAGCGTGAAGAGGCAAAGAAAGGCATTATGCCTATTACTGCTCAATTCAATCAAAAGACACAAAACAAGAAAGGGAAATGGGGAAGCAACAACAACAGTTCAGTTTTCAatcaaaatccaagtcaaaccTTTGGGACTCGGCACTTTCAGAATCAGTCTGGAAATTCCTACAACAATCGTAGCTCTCATGGACATACTGAAACGCCCTAG
- the LOC140890324 gene encoding senescence-specific cysteine protease SAG39-like produces MASKFDTIICFTLLLILGMCSSLATGQSGLDRTNMAARHERWMRKYGRVYHDTNEKAKRFKIFKKNVEFIERSNSEETRTYKLRINEFADLKNDEFRAARNGYKKFHHKNASTSFRYEGVKDVPESMDWREKGAVTGVKNQGQCGSCWAFSTVAAMEGINQISTKKLISLSEQELLDCDRTDDNQDCHGGFMESAFKFIVKNRGLTTESDYPYQGISGTCNSQKEASSAATITGYENVPVNDESALLKAVANQPVSVSIDARGQSFQFYSSGVITSDCGTNLDHGVTAVGYGKTENGTKYWLVKNSWGSEWGEAGYVRVARDVEAKEGMCGIAMQACYPTVYC; encoded by the exons ATGGCTTCTAAATTCGACACAAtaatatgttttacattgtTGTTAATTCTAGGGATGTGTTCATCTCTAGCAACAGGTCAAAGTGGTTTAGACCGAACCAATATGGCTGCGAGACACGAGCGGTGGATGCGCAAGTATGGACGTGTTTACCATGACACAAACGAGAAGGCCAAACGATTCAAGATATTCAAGAAGAATGTGGAGTTTATCGAACGTTCAAACAGTGAAGAAACTAGGACATATAAGCTTCGCATAAATGAATTTGCTGACTTGAAAAACGACGAATTTCGTGCCGCTCGTAATGGATACAAGAAGTTTCATCACAAGAATGCATCGACATCCTTTAGATACGAAGGTGTAAAGGATGTTCCCGAGAGTATGGATTGGAGAGAAAAGGGAGCCGTGACTGGAGTCAAGAATCAAGGCCAGTGTG GTTCATGCTGGGCATTTTCAACGGTTGCAGCAATGGAAGGCATCAACCAAATTTCAACAAAAAAACTGATCTCATTATCCGAACAAGAACTCCTGGATTGCGATAGAACGGACGACAATCAGGATTGCCACGGAGGTTTCATGGAATCTGCATTCAAATTCATAGTAAAGAACAGAGGCCTCACCACGGAATCCGACTACCCATATCAAGGAATCTCTGGCACCTGCAACAGCCAAAAGGAAGCCTCCAGCGCAGCAACGATCACCGGGTACGAAAATGTTCCAGTCAATGACGAATCTGCCTTACTTAAAGCTGTTGCAAACCAACCGGTATCAGTGTCCATTGATGCAAGAGGACAATCTTTCCAGTTTTACTCCAGTGGCGTGATCACCAGCGATTGCGGGACAAATTTGGATCATGGAGTTACCGCAGTCGGATATGGGAAGACTGAAAATGGGACAAAATATTGGCTGGTGAAGAATTCTTGGGGTTCAGAGTGGGGTGAGGCGGGATATGTTAGAGTTGCAAGAGATGTTGAGGCTAAGGAAGGGATGTGTGGGATTGCCATGCAAGCTTGTTATCCCACTGTTTATTGTTAA